The sequence GGTGCGGGTCTAATTTGGGTACTGGTCGGACTCGTTAGCACTGACCCTGCAGCAACTAAGTCGGCTTTTAGCGGCAACTTCCTCGAATTTAGTGAGCTGATGCTCTTTTTGCTGGTGGCGATGACCTATATCAGCGCTATGGAAGAGCGTCGCGTGTTCGAAGCGTTGCGTGCATGGATGGTGCGAAAAGGGTTTAGTTATCAATCACTGTTCTGGTTAACGGGTATTTTATCGTTCTTTATTTCGCCCGTAGCAGATAACTTGACCACCGCCTTGCTGATGTGTGCTGTGGTGCTCAAGGTGGCCGAAGGCCAAGACCGCTTTATTGCTATGTGCTGTGTCAATATCGTTGTTGCTGCGAACGCGGGTGGTGCTTTCAGCCCATTCGGTGATATCACCACGCTAATGGTATGGCAGGCCGGTAAGGTGCAATTCCTAGAGTTCCTCGACCTATTCTTACCATCGGTCGTTAACTTTTTAGTACCTGCAGTGGTTATGAGTTTCTTTGTTCCTAAGGGAAGACCTGCCAGCATCAGCGAAGAAGTTGAGATGAAGCGTGGCGCTAAGCGCGTTATGGCGTTCTTCTTGTTGACCATTGTTACTGCGGTTTGCGGCCACCAGTTCTTAGGCTTACCGCCTGTATTTGGCATGATGGTCGGCTTGGGTTACTTGCAGTTCTTCGGCTACTTCTTACGCATGAGCTTGCCATCCTCTTTGGCGAAAAAGCGTACAGCTGCCGAGCACAAAGCCGACCAAGAAAAACTGCGTTACTTAGGTAGCGTCGTGCCTTTTGATATCTTCAAAAACGTCGCCCGTGCTGAGTGGGACACCTTGTTGTTCTTCTACGGCGTAGTGATGTGTGTAGGTGGTTTGGGCTACCTCGGCTACCTCGAGTTAGTGTCTGTCATGTTATTTGACGGTCTAGGTGCAACGCTTGCAGCATTTGGTATCGGTGTCATTTCTGCGATTGTCGATAACATCCCTGTGATGTTTGCGGTATTGCAAATGGACCCAGCCATTAGCCATGGCCATTGGTTGCTAGTGACCTTAGCAGCTGGTGTGGGTGGTAGTCTATTGTCTGTTGGTTCTGCTGCCGGTGTTGCCCTGATGGGTGCAGCACGTGGTCACTATACCTTTATGAGCCACTTGCGCTGGACGCCTGTTATCTTCTTGGGCTATATCGCCAGTATGTTAACTCACCTGTGGTTAGGCAATATCTTAGGTGTGTTTGATATCTACGGTTAATATCTGCTACATACAAAAAGGGCGCATCATTAGCGCCCTTTTTTATTTTATCTCTACTGTATTCCCGCTCTACCTACTCAAGCTCACATTTCGATTAGTTTTCCAGCATCATTCGCGCAATTTTCTCCAATAAAGAGCTTTGCGTCACCTCTTTATAGCGCAGCAAATCCAACGTATAGGTGCGCAATAACAATTGTGCAGCCGCTGTATTGAGCGCATCCACTGGTTGGCCTGAAAAATCTTTCGCCACTAAATTGTAAACCCGTATCGCCTTATGCGGCGACTGGCTGATCTGATTGCTGGTGCTACAAAACAGCAAAGCTTCATCACCATTTTTTTGTATAAACAGTTGTTGATAGCGGCTGCTAGGGTGTCCTTTAGGCTTAGGCGTCAGATAGTACGGCAGGCAAGTACGCTGCGGGTGGCCAGTTTTCTGAATTTTTCCAGTATTGACGCGTGCTGTTTCTAAGCTACAGCGCTCGGCAGAGCCTATGATTTGTGGCACTCGATTCGTTGTATAGCGGCTGATAACCACCTGCTGCTCGACATCCACCAGATAAAAACTGTCATTGCGTAAGCGGTCAACACACTCAGTATTCATTCCAGGCACTTCATAACGCACCCGCTGCTCATCGTCGTACAGTTTGGCTGGTGAAATACTAAGCCGCCCTGACTTAAATTCAATGTGTGTTACGGCAATATAGCTGGCCTTGCCTTTACCCTTTTTAAAGTTGCGCACCGCCACCAAAATAAATTGACCGTCAGGCACTTGGAAGCCATCAATACAGCCATCCACCAACACAGCCTCTTTTAAACTTAGCTCATAACGCAGCATGGCTAATTGTGGCGCGATAATCGGCGCGGCTTCTGGCTTAAAGCGTGCAACTTTATTTAGATCAATATTAAGGCCTTGTAACACCTTGGAATAATGCTGCTCAAATGACAGCAGACGGCTCACTTTTAACCGACTGTAATAATCTAAATGCTGCAGCCGCTCTGTTTGTCCGCTGTGCTCTTTGCCTTGCGCAAAAGCCAACGCTTGCCAGAAGCTATTTAACTGTTTTTGCTCAAGCTCACCTTCATCATTCACAGCCAGTGCGCTAATGCTAGAGCCATTCTTTTTCTGCTCCGCATTAATGACCAAATAATTGCAGTGGGGGCTGAGCGCTTCAATGGCTGTCGGCTGGATGATATCCGCCGCAGCCAGATCCGTTTTTAGCTGCTGTAAAAAAGCCTGCCGCTGCTCTGCATGAGCGACCTCGCCGAGGTTATCAATCAACAGCAGCGGGCGTTGTAAGCGCTTTTCTTTAGCGCTTACAAATTGCAACTGACAATGAGTGGTTTGATACACCCGCGGCGTAAAAGCAATTTTACTGCTGGTTAAAATATTGCTGATGAGTCGCTGTAAGCGATTTTCGGCATGATTACGGCAACCTGCATAGTCTTTATTGGCAAAGCGCATATAGGGCATCTTGCTGTACCGCCGCCCGTCCACTTTTTTAATCACCTGTAACGTGGTTTGGTTGGCAATCAGCACGCGGTCTTCATCACCGACCAGCCCAAGCCCTGCATTTTTTGCGCGAAAGCAGCTTAAAAAAAGTTCAAAGGTTAAGTCTTGAAAATCAGGGGAATAAAATAGCTCGTATTTAAGTGCATCAATATAAAACTCGCCTTTCTTGCTGGGCCCACCAGGTTGCACGGCAGCGCCAAAATACAGCTCACTGTTGTAATCCACTGTACCCAGCTCGCTGTACTGCGCTACATCCGCAAGTAACAGCAATTTAATTCTTAAAGCCAATACAGTTTGCGCAATTTGATGGGTATTAAAGTGCTGTATATCGTGCAGTTTTTGCATCGTGAACTGCGCTTGAGGTGACAGATAGATCACCAAATACCGCACACCCGCATGTAAAACCTCATACTTTAACGCGCAGCTTGCTTTAACTCTGATTTTCTCAGCCACTGTTTGGCGTATTTCCTTATAAACAGCTTGCTGATGCGCCTCCCAACCCTGCTCTTTCGCTTTAGGCCGCTCAAGAATAAAGGCATCAATACCCCAGCCTTCTTCATCGTGAAACGCCAAGAGTTTTTGCAAAACCTGCTCGGCGGGTTCTTTGAGGTCAAACAACTGAGTGCGTGCCGGCGGTGCATAATTGGCAGGCTCTTGCAGCCCCCACTCAGCCGCCATATCAATCTGGTAGCCGCCTTTATGCGATGCATTGTTCTTCATTCTTGTTCTCCTTTTGGATCACTCTCAGCGGCGCCTAATAGCGCTAAGAGCGCTGGGCTTATACGTAACTGATAACGCAACTTGGCTTGATCTTTTAATGTGTGATGAGACTCATAAAGCGGAATGGATTTAAACAAATTCAAATAAAACAGCTGCTCTTGCGCCATTTGCTCGGCACGGTCATTCAAGGCATTGCGACTGTAACGGGTGTTTAAATACACCGCGTGCACCTGCTGGATCTGCGGGTTATTGACACTCAGCTGCTGTAACCTGTGCAACCTTTGCAGTGCTTGAGCATGAAGCTCTTGCCCTTGCTGACGGTGATTAGCACCCATGCGCCAGTTCTTCGCATCAATAGCAATCAGCTGCTGACCCACCCGGTAATACACATCAAAGTCTTCATAATAATGACTGCCAAGCTGCTCACACACTTGCTGGGGTGTGAGCGCCTGAATGCCGGCATGCTCAAGCACACGCTGCACTTGCCACTCACCGATATTACCCATTAACAGTGGGAGCAATTTAGGGACAGGCATATTGTGTTGCAGCGGCTCTGGCTTCAACTTACGGAAATCACTGAAGACCTTTTGCTCCAAAGCAAACGTATTGTCACTCATATCTTGATGGTAGGGTGGCAACAACTTCTCCGGCTGATAGGCCGTGGTGCCGCTGGCTAAGTCAGTTAAACCATAAGGATCATCAGCAGTATGCGCAACAATCACCTGTTCCCAGTCAGCCTCGCGGATGAGATAAAACTGATCAATGCAGTGCGCTAAAAAAGAATCTTTTTTAACCCACGCTGTGCGCTGAAGGCGGGCCATATAAGCTTTAGGGTTTTGAAAACTATCACTGTGACGCAGCGCCTCATTAAAGGCGATCGCATCAGAATCACCCGCTTTCGCTTGCGGTAAAATCTGCTGCACAAAGATCTTTTCAAACGCATCGTAGTGCTGGCAGGCTTGCTCCACTTTGTGCTCAAAAGAGCCGCGCTGTTGCGCATCCGCAAAGCTGGCTTGCTGCAAGTTATGCAACGCATGCGTGGCCCACGCATGATTGTGCAAACTTAAGGAGGCTAGCAACACCTGGGCATCAGGATGACGTTTTAAATCACGAA comes from Pseudomonas sp. C27(2019) and encodes:
- the nhaD gene encoding sodium:proton antiporter NhaD gives rise to the protein MLRSLFIFVAAALLSTPALASVSGEATGHLNATTTLAGYLAVFVFAIAYMVVVAEEKLQLRKSKPVLIGAGLIWVLVGLVSTDPAATKSAFSGNFLEFSELMLFLLVAMTYISAMEERRVFEALRAWMVRKGFSYQSLFWLTGILSFFISPVADNLTTALLMCAVVLKVAEGQDRFIAMCCVNIVVAANAGGAFSPFGDITTLMVWQAGKVQFLEFLDLFLPSVVNFLVPAVVMSFFVPKGRPASISEEVEMKRGAKRVMAFFLLTIVTAVCGHQFLGLPPVFGMMVGLGYLQFFGYFLRMSLPSSLAKKRTAAEHKADQEKLRYLGSVVPFDIFKNVARAEWDTLLFFYGVVMCVGGLGYLGYLELVSVMLFDGLGATLAAFGIGVISAIVDNIPVMFAVLQMDPAISHGHWLLVTLAAGVGGSLLSVGSAAGVALMGAARGHYTFMSHLRWTPVIFLGYIASMLTHLWLGNILGVFDIYG